From one Solea solea chromosome 15, fSolSol10.1, whole genome shotgun sequence genomic stretch:
- the mcmbp gene encoding mini-chromosome maintenance complex-binding protein: MPSTHTDWINSPLAVVEEMFAASQNSPNSGWEAKAVEFFKEQLKEKDAHISVPSLNDVPLHYLKPNSLVRFRCLIQDMFDPEFYMGVYETVDASTKANVLRCGKYKDVTECGVDFNSSNTVTAERQTFYCVPVPGENPWLKESYASSSQARVVPSTSYVPSRQKRSYEDDDDDMDTQPQPQKQREPQSGPHSLIEQQGNSDCKRQETEAPSTQTASSSHIDLNFPLPGEKGPSCLVKVYEDWESFKLNDTLEVYGILSVSPALSALADEKDASSSVLDPTESMETAEEQRVHSPPASLVPRLHMLYAKPLQHNNPLLPSFSLTDNSAFLSSTLSEMATIRAELLTYFTHVLLGDSLAAEYLILHLISSVYTRRDILPLGKFTLNLSGCPTVASYTERLYQIIQQLVPSSYYLGMSLQNMNQMRLVPKKDYVANRLVSGALQLARNTSLFLDETKLEQGQLDPTGVRNVTALGNLISWQKVDYDFNYHQMEFPCNINVLVVSEGRSLLPSDSQVHVQSHVAPPHMEEYLSSIHMHSPTSSQLNKLRIYLCVARLLDYSISDEMTKSVEDDFVDMRKDDPQSISAEDLHKMLIVARLLSLSLGQTSLSRDTWLKAKHIEAQRRSRMEQHKCVNGNEP, from the exons AtgccctccacacacacagactggatCAACAGTCCACTGGCTGTCGTTGAAGAGATGTTTG CTGCTTCCCAGAACAGTCCAAACTCTGGATGGGAGGCAAAAGCGGTTGAATTCTTCAAAGAGCAGCTGAAAGAGAAGGACGCTCATATTTCG GTTCCGTCGTTGAACGACGTCCCTTTGCATTACCTGAAGCCAAACAGCCTAGTGAGATTTCGTTGTTTAATCCAAGACATGTTCGATCCAGAGTTCTACATGGGAGTGTATGAGACTGTTGATGCATCAACAAAGGCTAAC GTGCTGAGATGTGGGAAGTACAAAGATGTGACAGAGTGTGGG gTGGACTTTAACTCCTCGAACACTGTGACTGCCGAGAGACAGACTTTCTACTGTGTGCCAGTCCCTGGAGAAAATCCCTGGCTGAAGGAA AGCTATGCCAGCTCCAGCCAAGCAAGAGTGGTTCCTTCCACCTCATATGTGCCGAGCAGACAGAAGCGAAGCTAcgaggacgacgacgacgacatgGACACGCAGCCGCAGCCGCAGAAACAGAGGGAGCCACAAAGCG GTCCTCATAGTCTCATAGAACAGCAGGGAAACAGCGACTGTAAACGGCAGGAGACAGAAGCTCCGTCCACCCAGACGGCGTCTTCGTCTCATATTGACCTTAATTTCCCGCTGCCTGGAGAAAAAGGTCCTTCCTGTTTAGTTAAG GTATATGAGGACTGGGAGAGCTTCAAACTGAATGACACACTCGAGGTCTATGGGATCCTCTCTGTCAGTCCTGCTCTCAGTGCGCTGGCTGATGAGAA AGACGCCTCATCGTCCGTGCTGGACCCCACGGAGAGCATGGAGAcggcagaggagcagagagtgCACAGCCCGCCAGCCTCACTAGTCCCTCGTCTCCATATGCTCTACGCCAAACCGCTGCAACACAACAACCCTCTGCTGCCTTCCTTCAGCTTAACAGACAACAGTGCCT TTTTATCTTCAACCCTGAGCGAGATGGCCACTATTAGGGCAGAGCTACTCACATACTTCACTCATGTCCTCCTGGGAGATTCCCTGGCTGCCGAGTACCTCATTCTGCATCTCATTTCTAGCGT GTACACTAGGCGAGATATTCTCCCACTGGGCAAATTCACACTGAACCTCAGTGGCTGTCCTACAGTTGCCTCGTACACTGAGCGCCTCTACCAGATCATCCAGCAGCTTGTTCCTTCT TCATACTATCTGGGCATGAGCCTGCAAAACATGAACCAGATGCGGTTGGTGCCTAAGAAGGACTATGTGGCTAACCGCCTAGTGAGTGGAGCCTTACAGCTGGCCAGAAACACTTCCCTCTTCCTGGATGAAACCAAGCTGGAGCAGGGACAGCTGGACCCAACAG GTGTGCGTAACGTCACGGCCCTGGGCAACTTGATCTCGTGGCAGAAGGTTGATTATGACTTTAACTACCACCAGATGGAATTCCCCTGCAATATTAACGTGCTCGTCGTCTCAGAGGGCCGCTCGCTACTGCCG TCAGATTCTCAGGTGCACGTACAGTCTCACGTCGCCCCTCCACACATGGAGGAGTATCTCAGCAGCATCCACATGCATTCACCGACGTCATCACAGCTGAACAAGCTCAGAATCTACCTGTGTGTGGCTCGGCTGCTGGACTACAGTATCTCTGATGAAATGACAAAG TCAGTCGAGGATGACTTTGTAGACATGAGGAAGGACGACCCCCAGAGCATATCTGCTGAGGACCTCCACAAGATGCTCATTGTGGCAAG GTTGTTGTCTCTGAGTCTGGGACAGACTTCTTTGTCCAGAGACACCTGGCTGAAGGCCAAACACATCGAAGCGCAGCGTAGGAGCCGAATGGAGCAACACAAGTGTGTCAATGGCAATGAGCCGTGA
- the inpp5f gene encoding phosphatidylinositide phosphatase SAC2: MELFQAKDDYILQSGDRALWCSRKDGTMTVRPATDLLLAWNPVCLGLVEGLIGKIQLHTDLPLGLVLIRQKALVGHLPGNHKVYKITKIAVIPLSDEEPQELELELCKKHHFGIDKAEKLAQSPDESKFLMKTFSQIKSNVAVPIKKKVKENKEKERLERRLLDELYKIFIDSDSFYYSLTYDLTNSVQRQGDSEKTSLPLWKQVDDRFFWNKYMIQDLIDLQVPEVDHWVIPVIQGFVQVEELVVNYNDTSDEERSSPETPPQEVTCVDDIHPRFTVALISRRSRHRAGMRYKRRGVDTDGHVANYVETEQLIHVHSHTLSFVQTRGSVPVFWSQAGYRYNPRPRLEKGEKETMSYFAAHFEEQLNLYKKQVIINLVDQGGREKLIGDSYLKQVLLYNNPNLTYVSFDFHEHCRGMRFENVQTLTDAISDIITDMKWAWVDQAGVICKQDGIFRVNCMDCLDRTNVVQAAIARAVMEQQLKKLGVMPPEQPLPLKCYKIYQIMWANNGDTISRQYAGTAALKGDFTRTGERKLAGVMKDGVNSANRYYLNRFRDAYRQAVIDLMMGLPVTEDLYSIFSKEKEHEEKEKESQRGAQEQVSLLLQTYMQLLLPDDEKFHGGWALINCDMSLIDATNKDVDVLLLLSDKAYYIAYYDEEADKVNQYQRLNLEGLEKIEIGPEPTLFGKPKFCCMRLHYRNEEASGYFHTLRAATRNPEDDGKDTLQCIAEMLRITKQATGLDLLVVEKRLERRQSRPHEDIMGIQNKPSDQVQGSSGLAQGKSFLLNKFSSLNQKVKQTKTNVNIGTFKPLGKLGNFSKPDVKVNFLKPTMHVNLWKSDSSLETSDNPGTGSLKDIGDEHSEMSDDSDSYNSDPDHPCSGSLENVDYVLPSCGIVASNPRLGSRSQSIGSVELNIPSIIHVTACDEVQESSSVVSDDKSPGAASVAEEAILIDFGTPIDAYCHQFVQDAQTKPVEVFGEHPPASVPPVNPLVPIQNRTPANSDKQLNSELQEKPQLPRPSQLDVESATSNSNLLPVQRPSSAVSGGSQRSLGSQMEGSLGPSPADSNSSRVVSPFAKIKSSMVQVASLTQAGLTQGINFAVAKVQKSPEPDTVTEVQESELKAMFTQCQTRIIQI, encoded by the exons ATGGAGCTGTTCCAGGCCAAGGACGACTACATTCTCCAGAGCGGGGATCGGGCTCTGTGGTGCAGTCGAAAAGATGGGACCATGACGGTTAGACCGG CCACAGACCTGCTGTTGGCATGGAATCCAGTGTGTTTGGGTTTGGTGGAAGGACTCATTGGAAAGATACAGCTTCACACAG ATCTTCCTCTCGGTCTTGTATTAATCCGCCAGAAAGCTCTGGTGGGCCATTTACCAGGCAACCACAAAGTCTACAAGATCACCAAGATAGCTGTCATTCCTCTCTCTGACGAAGAACCCCAGGAGCTTGAGCTGGAG CTGTGCAAGAAGCATCACTTTGGTATTGACAAAGCAGAGAAACTGGCCCAGTCTCCCGATGAGTCaaagtttttaatgaaaactttTAGTCAGATCAAATCTAATGTGGCTGTGCCCAtcaaaaaaaag gtcaaagaaaacaaagagaaggagCGCTTGGAGAGGAGACTGCTGGATGAGCTGTACAAGATATTCATAGACTCCGACTCCTTTTACTATAGCTTGACCTATGATCTGACTAATAGTGTGCAGCGTCAAGGAGACTCGGAAAAGACCAGTTTACCCCTATGGAAACAG GTGGATGATCGTTTCTTCTGGAATAAATACATGATCCAGGACCTTATTGACCTTCAG GTCCCAGAGGTTGACCACTGGGTGATACCAGTTATCCAGGGGTTTGTGCAAGTGGAGGAACTGGTGGTGAACTATAATGACACATCAGATGAGGAGAGGAGCAGTCCTGAGACCCCGCCCCAGGAGGTCACCTGCGTTGATGACATCCATCCTCGCTTCACTGTGGCTCTGATCTCCAGACGTAGCCGTCACCGTGCAG GGATGCGGTACAAACGTAGAGGAGTGGATACAGACGGCCATGTGGCTAACTATGTGGAGACAGAGCAGCTGATCCATGTGCACAGTCACACTCTGTCTTTTGTGCAGACTCGTGGCTCTGTGCCTGTCTTCTGGAGTCAGGCAGGATATCGGTACAATCCCCGGCCACGCTTAGAGAAAG GAGAGAAGGAGACCATGTCTTACTTTGCTGCTCACTTTGAAGAACAGCTTAACCTGTACAAGAAACAG GTCATCATTAACTTAGTGGATCAAGGTGGACGAGAAAAGCTAATTGGCGACTCTTATCTAAAGCAAGTCCTGCTTTACAACAATCCAAACCTCACATACGTTTCTTTTGACTTCCATGAACACTG CCGAGGTATGAGGTTTGAGAATGTGCAAACACTGACTGATGCAATTTCTGATATCATCACTGACATGAAATGGGCCTG GGTGGACCAGGCAGGAGTCATCTGCAAACAGGACGGAATCTTCAGAGTCAACTGTATGGACTGTCTTGACAGGACCAATGTGGTTCAGGCTGCTATTGCTCGGGCAGTGATGGAACAACAG CTGAAGAAACTGGGTGTGATGCCTCCAGAGCAGCCCCTGCCTCTCAAGTGCTACAAGATTTATCAGATCATGTGGGCCAATAATGGAGACACCATTAGCAGACAGTATGCTGGAACAGCAGCACTCAAG GGAGATTTCACTAGGACAGGGGAACGGAAACTGGCTGGTGTGATGAAGGATGGTGTGAACTCGGCCAACCGCTACTATCTGAACCGTTTTAGGGACGCTTACAGACAAGCAGTCATTG ACCTAATGATGGGCCTGCCAGTCACTGAGGACCTCTACTCCATCTTCAGTAAAGAGAAGGAGcatgaggagaaggagaaagagagccAAAGAGGAGCCCAGGAGCAGGTCAGCCTCCTGCTCCAGACGTACATGCAGCTTTTGCTGCCAGATGACGAGAAGTTCCATGGTGGTTGGGCGCTCATTAATTGTGACATGAG CCTTATTGATGCAACTAACAAAGATGTGGATGTCCTGCTGCTTCTGTCTGACAAAGCGTACTACATTGCTTA CTATGACGAAGAAGCAGATAAAGTCAACCAATACCAGCGCCTCAATTTAGAGGGATTGGAAAAGATTGAAATTG gtCCAGAGCCTACTCTGTTTGGGAAGCCAAAGTTCTGTTGTATGCGTTTGCATTACAGGAACGAAGAGGCAAGTGGGTACTTTCACACACTGAGAGCAGCGACACGAAATCCTGAGGATGATGGAAAAG ATACGTTGCAGTGCATAGCAGAGATGCTTCGCATAACTAAACAGGCCACGGGGTTGGACCTGCTTGTGGTTGAAAAGAGGCTTGAGAG GCGACAGAGTAGACCTCATGAAGATATAATGGGGATCCAAAACAAACCCTCTGATCAGGTTCAAGGAAGCTCTGGTTTGGCACAAGGCAAAAGTTTCCTCCTCAACAAATTCTCCTCTCTCAATCAGAAAGTGAAACAGACCAAGACGAACGTAAACATTGGCACCTTCAAGCCGCTTGGAAAGCTGGGCAACTTCTCCAAGCCTGATGTAAAAGTCAATTTCCTGAAACCAACTATGCATGTCAACCTGTGGAAGTCAGACAGCAGTTTGGAAACATCAGACAACCCTGGCACAGGATCCCTGAAAGACATTGGTGACGAGCACTCTGAAATGTCAGATGACTCGGATTCCTATAATTCTGACCCAGATCACCCTTGTTCTGGTTCTTTGGAAAATGTGGACTATGTGCTGCCCAGCTGTGGCATTGTAGCATCAAACCCTCGACTGGGCAGCCGCTCCCAGTCCATTGGTAGCGTGGAGCTAAATATCCCCTCCATTATCCACGTCACTGCCTGTGACGAGGTGCAGGAGAGCTCCTCTGTAGTCAGCGACGACAAGTCTCCAGGTGCTGCCTCGGTGGCCGAAGAAGCCATTCTGATTGACTTTGGTACTCCCATTGATGCCTACTGCCACCAGTTTGTCCAGGATGCACAGACCAAACCTGTTGAGGTGTTTGGGGAGCATCCACCAGCCTCTGTACCTCCAGTCAACCCTCTTGTGCCTATACAGAATAGGACCCCAGCAAACTCAGACAAGCAGCTAAACTCTGAGCTACAGGAAAAGCCCCAGCTCCCCAGGCCTTCTCAGCTAGATGTTGAGTCCGCTACCTCCAATTCCAATCTCCTTCCTGTACAGAGGCCCAGCTCTGCGGTCTCAGGAGGCTCTCAGAGGAGTCTCGGTTCACAGATGGAGGGCAGCCTTGGCCCTTCACCTGCAGACAGCAACAGCAGTCGAGTGGTCTCCCCCTTTGCCAAGATCAAGAGCTCCATGGTCCAGGTGGCCAGCCTCACCCAGGCAGGACTCACCCAAGGGATCAACTTTGCTGTGGCAAAGGTACAGAAGAGCCCCGAACCAGACACCGTCACTGAGGTCCAAGAGAGTGAGCTGAAGGCAATGTTTACCCAGTGCCAGACCAGGATCATTCAGATCTAG